A stretch of the Bacteroidota bacterium genome encodes the following:
- a CDS encoding glycoside hydrolase family 30 beta sandwich domain-containing protein: MRFLKTILTFAGLVSGYNCFSQNTADCWLTTNEKTALLTKQTPLVFGQSVNNDEPTLVVDPNQKYQSIDGFGFALTGGSAQHIIHMSPTKRKKLIHELFANDDNSIGISYLRISIGSSDLNDHVFSYDDIPAGQTDVKLNKFSLREDEKDVIPVLKEILTLNPKIKILASPWSAPIWMKTNHNIQGGKLKEEYYSVYAKYFVKYILEMKKKGIIIDAITVQNEPFNDGNTPSMQFFAKEELNFIKNYMGPAFKSAGIKTKIILYDHNCDAPEYPISILTDPDARKYIDGSGFHLYAGPVTAMTKVHNAFPDKNLYFTEMMAVSRNDFNVANPMNRIVIGALRNWSRNVILWNIAANSSYEPHTDNGGCTMCQGAITIDGDNVTRNLAYYTIAHISKFVPAGSLRIESSLAEGLSNIAFLLPDGKIVLIVANISGSVQNFNVSYQDKIFQSTMEKGAVATYEW, translated from the coding sequence ATGAGGTTTTTAAAAACCATTTTAACCTTCGCAGGGTTGGTTTCCGGTTACAACTGTTTTTCACAAAACACGGCTGACTGTTGGCTCACCACGAATGAAAAAACCGCATTGCTGACTAAGCAAACGCCTTTGGTTTTTGGACAATCGGTTAATAATGATGAACCGACCCTTGTAGTTGACCCAAATCAAAAATATCAATCAATTGATGGTTTTGGTTTTGCTTTGACAGGTGGAAGCGCTCAGCATATAATCCACATGTCGCCGACAAAACGCAAAAAATTAATTCATGAATTATTTGCTAATGATGATAATAGTATTGGAATTAGTTATTTGCGAATAAGTATAGGTTCTTCCGATTTGAATGATCATGTATTTTCATACGATGATATTCCTGCAGGGCAAACTGATGTTAAACTTAATAAATTCAGTTTACGTGAGGATGAAAAAGATGTAATCCCGGTATTGAAAGAGATTTTAACCCTTAACCCTAAAATCAAGATATTGGCTTCGCCTTGGTCAGCGCCCATCTGGATGAAAACAAACCATAATATACAGGGAGGGAAATTAAAGGAGGAATATTATTCTGTCTATGCCAAGTACTTCGTCAAATATATTTTAGAGATGAAAAAGAAGGGTATTATAATAGATGCCATCACTGTTCAGAACGAGCCATTTAATGATGGCAATACTCCAAGTATGCAATTCTTTGCTAAAGAGGAGTTGAATTTTATAAAAAATTACATGGGCCCTGCTTTTAAATCCGCTGGAATTAAAACCAAGATTATCCTTTATGATCATAATTGTGATGCACCAGAATATCCTATTTCTATTTTAACCGATCCTGATGCCCGGAAATATATTGATGGTTCTGGTTTCCATCTTTATGCCGGACCTGTAACTGCGATGACAAAAGTACATAATGCTTTTCCGGATAAGAATCTCTATTTTACAGAAATGATGGCCGTTAGTCGGAATGATTTTAATGTTGCCAATCCAATGAATAGAATCGTGATTGGCGCCTTGCGAAATTGGAGCCGTAATGTAATATTATGGAATATTGCTGCCAATTCAAGTTATGAACCCCATACCGATAATGGTGGTTGTACGATGTGCCAGGGAGCTATTACTATTGATGGTGATAATGTGACCCGTAACCTGGCTTATTATACTATAGCACACATTTCTAAATTTGTTCCTGCAGGATCGCTTCGGATAGAGAGTAGCTTAGCTGAAGGACTTTCAAACATTGCATTTTTGTTACCTGATGGGAAAATTGTACTAATAGTGGCAAACATAAGCGGTTCTGTTCAAAATTTTAATGTATCTTATCAGGATAAAATATTTCAATCAACCATGGAGAAAGGGGCTGTTGCTACTTATGAATGGTAA